In Apium graveolens cultivar Ventura chromosome 10, ASM990537v1, whole genome shotgun sequence, the following are encoded in one genomic region:
- the LOC141689874 gene encoding E3 ubiquitin-protein ligase BRE1-like — MDPSAAINSSASNPAFHQTDLSGLPRSGASQQAFPRVLYKALPLIPLSILLQVLRPLFAPLSINLDRLLLLEQKMDGQEVEAAVEAEVADEPAIKCPICLGAYVRPTAIKVCGHVFCDACLAESMENFKKCPTCNTKATKKQLLKIYL, encoded by the exons ATGGATCCTTCGGCTGCTATCAACTCCTCAGCAAGCAACCCAGCTTTTCATCAGACAGATCTTTCAG gGCTACCTAGGTCAGGTGCAAGCCAACAAGCATTTCCTAGAGTTTTATATAAAGCTCTACCTTTGATACCCCTTTCAATCCTGCTGCAAGTACTTCGTCCCCTTTTTGCACCTTTAAGTATCAATCTGGACAGGCTATTATTGTTGGAG CAAAAAATGGATGGTCAAGAGGTTGAAGCTGCAGTTGAAGCTGAAGTTGCTGATGAGCCTGCAATTAAGTGTCCGATCTGCCTGGGCGCTTATGTTCGGCCCACAGCTATCAAGGTGTGCGGCCATGTTTTCTGTGACGCCTGCTTAGCCGAATCAATGGAAAATTTTAAGAAATGCCCGACCTGCAACACCAAGGCTACGAAGAAGCAACTGCTCAAGATCTATCTTTAA
- the LOC141692051 gene encoding uncharacterized protein LOC141692051, with product METRKQTFETFQQNTNETLEKLTTMFQQLVTDVQAIKEKNVASPSGSGQGTIIGRETKPYLKLYFPRFSGDDPTGWIYQAEQYFAFQNVAEGDRVSLASFHLDGIALQWHQWFAKTRGPMSWAEFTKALLLRFGPTEYDDPSESLHRLKQSTTVATYIEFFERLSHRIENLPESFLLGCFVGGLKEEIRLEVKLKKPRTIVDAMGLARLVEEKMGLHRRVPPFTRVPSFQPPSSTPPSSTPTTAGLLGPAPSQRLALPAPNPVRRLSGAEAKERREKGLCYYCDERYMPGHKCSKPQFFMISDVEAVEDSTNQGEAVTDVPSDQDHAEISFHAISGSFLPQTLRLPGKLNNKNVVLLIDGGSTHNFIEQSVVERLGLLVDTTAKLEVVVANREKLSCVGRVTGLTILIQGYKITTDFFVLPIAACPLVLGVQWLKTLGPVEIDFQNFTMGFRQGGTTHKLQGLQGTELTAFKPSELMGMQGFALLLQISPMAAETPHDSIPCPEVQHVLTEFEQVFREPEGLPPQRFHDHHIPLMPGSKPVSSRPYRQPYLQKTEIRNCYRRD from the coding sequence ATGGAGACACGCAAACAAACTTTCGAAACTTTCCAGCAAAATACTAATGAAACGCTTGAAAAATTGACTACTATGTTCCAACAATTGGTGACTGACGTCCAGGCTATTAAGGAGAAGAATGTCGCTTCACCCTCGGGATCCGGCCAAGGTACCATTATTGGGAGGGAAACTAAGCCGTACCTGAAACTCTATTTTCCCAGATTTAGTGGTGATGATCCTACGGGGTGGATTTACCAGGCTGAACAGTATTTCGCGTTCCAGAATGTAGCAGAGGGTGACCGCGTCAGCTTGGCTTCGTTCCATCTTGACGGTATAGCCTTACAGTGGCACCAATGGTTTGCGAAGACACGCGGACCGATGTCATGGGCAGAGTTTACCAAAGCATTGTTGCTTCGATTTGGGCCAACTGAGTATGATGACCCTTCGGAGTCCTTACACAGGCTCAAACAAAGTACTACAGTTGCGACTTATATTGAGTTTTTCGAACGGCTGTCGCATCGCATTGAGAACCTACCAGAGTCGTTCTTACTGGGTTGTTTTGTGGGGGGCCTGAAAGAAGAAATTCGTTTGGAAGTAAAGCTCAAGAAACCACGTACTATTGTGGATGCAATGGGATTGGCTCGGCTGGTTGAGGAGAAGATGGGGTTGCACCGTCGGGTTCCTCCTTTCACTCGAGTCCCTAGTTTCCAACCTCCATCTTCAACACCTCCATCTTCAACACCGACTACCGCGGGACTTTTAGGCCCAGCGCCATCTCAACGTTTGGCTTTACCGGCTCCTAACCCAGTCCGCCGTTTATCAGGAGCTGAGGCCAAAGAGCGTCGGGAAAAGGGGTTGTGTTATTATTGCGATGAACGATATATGCCAGGTCATAAATGCAGCAAACCCCAGTTCTTCATGATCAGCGACGTGGAGGCTGTGGAAGACAGTACCAACCAAGGAGAAGCTGTTACGGACGTTCCTTCTGACCAGGACCATGCTGAGATATCTTTTCATGCCATTTCAGGTTCTTTTCTGCCTCAAACTTTACGATTGCCTGGCAAGCTTAATAACAAAAATGTGGTGCTTTTAATCGATGGGGGGAGTACCCACAATTTTATCGAGCAGTCAGTGGTGGAGCGTTTAGGGCTACTGGTGGACACGACGGCCAAGTTAGAGGTGGTTGTTGCTAACCGAGAAAAGTTGTCTTGCGTGGGACGAGTTACGGGTCTTACAATTCTCATTCAGGGTTACAAGATCACCACAGATTTCTTTGTTCTACCTATTGCAGCTTGTCCCCTTGTCTTGGGAGTTCAGTGGTTGAAGACGTTGGGCCCTGTCGAGATCGATTTCCAGAATTTTACAATGGGGTTCCGTCAAGGTGGTACAACACACAAGTTGCAAGGGTTGCAAGGTACGGAGCTGACTGCCTTCAAACCCAGCGAATTGATGGGAATGCAAGGGTTTGCCTTACTTCTTCAGATTTCTCCAATGGCAGCAGAAACTCCTCATGACTCTATCCCTTGTCCAGAGGTCCAGCATGTATTAACCGAATTTGAGCAGGTCTTCCGCGAGCCAGAAGGGTTGCCTCCTCAGCGTTTCCATGATCACCATATTCCTCTCATGCCTGGGTCCAAACCCGTGAGCTCCAGACCATACCGACAACCTTACTTACAAAAGACTGAAATTCGGAATTGCTACAGAAGGGATTGA